From Oncorhynchus tshawytscha isolate Ot180627B unplaced genomic scaffold, Otsh_v2.0 Un_contig_2793_pilon_pilon, whole genome shotgun sequence:
ACTGGTACATCATAATAACTGGTACATCATAATAACTGATACATCATAATAACTGGTACATCATAATAACTGATACACCATAATAACTGATACATCATAATAACTGGTACATCATAATAACTGGTACATCATAATAACTGATACATCATAATAACTGGTACATCATAATAACTGATACACCATAATAACTGATACACCATAATAACTGGTACACCATAATAACTGGTACATCATAATAACTGATACATCATAATAACTGGTACATCATAATAACTGATACACCATAATAACTGGTACATCATAATAACTGATACATCATAATAACTGATACATCATAATAACTGGTACATCATAATAACTGATACACCATAATAACTGGTACATCATAATAACTGGTACATCATAATAACTGATACATCATAATAACTGATACATCATAATAACTGATACATCATAATAACTGGTACATCATAATAACTGATACACCATAATAACTGATACACCATAATAACTGGTACACCATAATAACTGGTACATCATAATAACTGATACATCATAATAACTGATACACCATAATAACTGGTACATCATAATAACTGATACATCATAATAACTGATACATCATAATAACTGGTACATCATAATAACTGATACACCATAATAACTGGTACATCATAACTGGTACATCATAATAACTGGTGTATTTGAGGAAATTAGAGTCTTTGTTTTTTCTTGGAAGAATAATTTGTCAAATCTGGATGGTCAAAGTACAATGAATATAACTGTGAATGAGGATTGTTGTTCTTATGGTGTCTGAGGTGGTCATCATGGAAGGAATGCCGATTCACATCTGAAATGTAATAAATTGAGAGTTTTCCTTTTTTGATTGTGTtttactaataaaactactgtcACATAATAATATCCCTCAATTGGAATACggaagaggaaggagggaaaaagagaggcggagggaggaagagggtgaggaggtggaagagggtgagggaggaagagggtgaggaggtggaagagggtgaaggaggaagagggtgaggaggtggaagagggtgaggaggtggaagagggtgagggaggtggaagagggtgagggaggtggaagagggtgagggaggtggaagagggtgagggaggtggaagagggtgagggaggtggaagagggtgagggaggtgggagagggtgagggaggaagagggtgaggaggtggaagagggtgagggaggaagagggtgaggaggtggaagagggtgaggaggtggaagagggtgagggtgagggaggaagagggtgagggagggaagagagtgaggaggtggaagagggtgaggaggtggaagagggtgaggaggtggaagatggtgagggaggtggaagagggtgagggagggaagagggaaagggggggtggaagagggtgagggagggaagagagtgaaggagggaagagagtgaggaggtggaagagggtgagggagggaagaaggtgggggaggtggaagagggtgagggagggaagagagtgaggaggtggaagagggtgagggagggaagagggtgaggaagggaagagggtgagggaggtagaagagggtgagggagggaagagagtgagggagggaagagagtgaggaggtggaagagggtgagggagggaagagggtgaggaggtggaagagggtgagggaggtggaagagggtgagggagggaagagggtgagggaggtggaagagggtgagggagggaagagggttagggaggtggaagagggtgaggagggaagagggtgaggaggtggaagagggtgagggagggaagagagtgagggagggaagagggtgaagaggtggaagagggtgagggagggaagagagtgagggagggaagaaggtgagggatggaagagggtgagggagggaagagagtgagggagggaagagagtgagCTTGAATTGGTTGAAGATGGATGGCAAAAACCAATtggagatggtttgttaaagaagaatggtagaaagcaTAAGCAGAGTGAGCCGTAAGCCGGATCGAAGACAGGTGGAGAAATGGAAGGGAATTAGTGCGAATTATAGGAGGTGGCCGGTGTGGTGAACTTCTCGGAGCCCGAGGCTTGAtggtcaggataaagatgagtctgtgatGGTAGGAGTGATATAATGATGGTCAGGGTAAAGATGAGTCTGTGATGGTAGGAGTGATATAATGAtggtcaggataaagatgagtctgtgatGGTAGGAGTGATATAATGATGGTCAGGGTAAAGATGAGTCTGTGATGGTAGGAGTGATATAATGAtggtcaggataaagatgagtctgtgatGGTAGGAGTGATATAATGATGGTCAGGGTAAAGATGAGTCTGTGATGGTAGGAGTGATATAATGAtggtcaggataaagatgagtctgtgatGGTAGGAGTGATATAATGATGGTCAGGGTAAAGATGAGTCTGTGATGGTAGGAGTGAAATGTTTGAAGAAAGTGGACCCCTGtcttttggctgatccatatgCGGTTTCGGAGTGGGGGAAAAcagagttgggtgctgtggaGTTGGTGAAGGTAACCAGAAGAGGTGgtgtgataattgtttgtgtttctgctgatCAGAGGGAACAGGCGGCGTTATACAAATGGGGAAAAGAGATGTGAATGGTTTTGCTCTAAAGAAAAGTacaccattgaaaggagtgattactgggaTCGCGGTAAATATCAAAGTGGACAAAACAAAAGGGGAAGATTCCCGGGGCTTGTGATGCTCGTCGTTTGGTGCCACGCAGAAAGAGTGGTGTGACAGAGGAGTCATAGTCTGTCCTTTTGAGTTTTCATGTTGAGTCATAGTCTGTCCTTTTGAGTTTTCATGTTGAGTCATAGTCTGTCCTTTTGAGTTTTCATGTTGAGTCATAGTCTGTCCTTTTGAGTTTTCATGTTGAGTCATAGTCTGTCCTTTTGAGTTTTCATGTTGAGTCATAGTCTGTCCTTTTGAGTTTTCATGTTGACTCAGTCTGTCCTTTTGAGTTTTCATGTTGAGTCATAGTCTGTCCTTTTGAGTTTTCATGTTGAGTCATAGTCTGTCCTTTTGAGTTTTCATGTTGAGTCATTGCCCGACAAAGTGATATCAGCATATACAAGTGGGGAAAAGAGCTTTTGTGCCTAATCCAtacgttgttacaggtgtcaagcaaATGGACATGTGGCAGCAGTTGTAGGAGGGAGGTTACTAGGTGTGTGAAGTgtcagaagggcatgagacaaagaaatgtgtagcattggggaaagtagtggtatgtgttaattgtaggggagTCCATGAGGCTGGGGATCAGACATGTGTAGCAgtggggaaagtagtggtatgtgttaattgtaggggagTCCATGAGGCTGGGGATCAGACATGTCcagtgagagaggcaggttgaggtttccagggttacaGTAGTACAGAGGGTATCATATGCTGAAGCACAGTAGCAGAACGTGgctaaaatcactggggaagcaaaagccagtaaaaaggcacatTACAACCTGTTGTGATCATTTCTTTGTTTCTATAACCCTTTTTGTTCATACACCACCTTGACATACAATAAGGCCGTGACAACAAAATGACAGTCACACGGTGGAGGAACAGTCACACGGTGGAGGAACAGTCACACGgtggaggaacagtcacacagtggaggaacagtcacacagtggaggaacagtcacacagtggaggaacagTCCAACAGTGGCAGAACAGTCACGgtggaggaacagtcacacagtggaggaacagtcacacagtggaggaacagtcacacagtggaggaacagtcacacagtggaggaacagtcacacggtggaggaacagtcacacggtggaggaacagtcacacagtggaggaacagtcacacagtggaggaacagtcacacggtggaggaacagtcacacggtggaggaacagtcacacggtggaggaacagtcacacggtggaggaacagtcacacagaggcggaacagtcacacagtggaggaacagtcacacagtggagaacagtcacacagtggcggaacagtcacacagtggcggaacagtcacacagtggaggaacagtcacacagtggcggaacagtcacacagaggcggaacagtcacacagaggcggaacagtcacacagtggcggaacagtcacacagtggaggaacagtcacacagtggaggaacagtcacacagtggagcgacagtcacacagtggcggaacagtcacacagtggcggaacagtcacacggtggaggaacagtcacacagaggcggaacagtcacacagtggaggaacagtcacacagtggaggaacagtcacacagtggcggaacagtcacacagtggcggaacagtcacacagtggaggaacagtcacacagtggcggaacagtcacacagaggcggaacagtcacacagaggcggaacagtcacacagtggcggaacagtcacacagtggaggaacagtcacacagtggaggaacagtcacacagttgacagtcacacagtggcggaacagtcacacagtggcggaacagtcacacagtggaggaacagTCCAACAGTGGCGGAACAGTCACACAGAGGCGGAACAGTCACACAGAGGcagaacagtcacacagtggaggaacagtcacacagtggaggaacagtcacacagtggcggaacagtcacacagtggcggaacagtcacacagtggaggaacagTCCAACAGTGGCAGAACAGTCACACGgtggaggaacagtcacacagtggcagaacagtcacacagtggaggaacagtcacacggtggcggaacagtcacacagtggcggaacagtcacacggtggaggaacagtcacacagtggaggaacagtcacacagtggaggaacagtcacacagtggaggaacagtcacacagtggcggaaCAGTCACACAGAGGCGGAACAGTCACACAGAGGCAGAACAGTCACACGgtggaggaacagtcacacagtggaggaacagtcacacagtggcggaacagtcacacagtggaggaacagtcacacagtggaggaacagtcacacagtggcggaacagtcacacagaggcggaacagtcacacagaggcggaacagtcacacagtggaggaacagtcacacagtggaggaacagtcacacagtggcggaacagtcacacagtggcggaacagtcacacagtggaggaacagtcacacagtggcggaacagtcacacagtggcggaacagtcacacagtggaggaacagtcacacagtggcggaacagtcacacagtggaggaacagtcacacagtggaggaacagtcacacagtggagaacagtcacacagtggcggaacagtcacacagtggcggaacagtcacacagtggcggaaCAGTCCAACAGTggcggaacagtcacacagtggcggaacagtcacacagaggcggaacagtcacacagtggcggaacagtcacacagtggagaacagtcacacagtggcggaacagtcacacagtggcggaacagtcacacagtggcggaacagtcacacagtggcggaacagtcacacagtggcggaacagtcacacagtggcggaacagtcacacagaggcggaacagtcacacagtggcggaacagtcacacagtggaggaacagtcacacagtggaggaacagtcacacagtggcggaacagtcacacagtggaggaacagtcacacagtggcggaacagtcacacagaggcggaacagtcacacagaggcggaacagtcacacagtggcggaacagtcacacagtggaggaacagtcacacagtggaggaacagtcacacagtggagcgacagtcacacagtggcggaaCAGTCACACGGTGGAGGAACAGTCACACGGTGGAGGAACAGTCACACGGTGGAGCGACAGTCACACAGAGGCGGAACAGTCACACAGAggcggaacagtcacacagtggcggaacagtcacacagtggaggaacagtcacacagtggaggaacagtcacacagtggaggaacagtcacacagtggcggaacagtcacacagtggcggaacagtcacacagaggcggaacagtcacacagtggcggaacagtcacacagtggcagAAAATAAATGAAACTACACATTCGTTTGATTCATTTGAACATCTGTCCGAGGGAAttccacaaagcaaatattgcatgtaacaaaccaGTTCCATGACATACAGCACGGTCCAGCAAGTTCATGTTTTCTACAGTTTACTGAACAACTACTGATTTAAAACCATGAAGTTACCTCAAGTCAACACAAAGACAACAGCAGCACTGCCTccgctattccagcaccatttcaacttaaacattgaaacatcatcaaatcaactaGGTTATAATACAGTGAAACAAACTTAAAGATaccaaaacaatttagtccaggAAATGTTGCtaaatttaatttatttaactaggcaagtcagttaagaacaaattcttattttcaatgacagcctaggaacagtgtgttaactgcctgttcaagggcagaacaacagatttgtaccttgtcagctctgggatttgaacttgcaaccttccggttactagtccaacactctaaccactaggctaccctgccgctctgCTGCCCATGTGgttgtccatggtactgattttgGTCTGTGTGCGTGTAAGTAGAAAAAGAAATAATTAGttgaacaccaatgccatcctcctctctttcaactTGGAAAAACTGTCTATGGCTCTGTCATACTGTATGATTTTAGTTTTTGTTTTcataggctacctagctaaaataCTTGCTAGCTTGACTTCCCCACATGGGCAACAATCATATCAGCCCAGTGGCACAATATATGCATTTATGGTTAGATAAGAGTCGCCATCATAAtcattggcctgcacagagaattaagtcaaaaccactagtccaaatccccatctccatccatggctttaGGAAAGGGCAGATTTagcaaataaatacaaaataatgttttGCTTTGGATGTGATTTGATAGGTGTGAAACCAAATCCAAACTGTCCTCCCTTGGGGGGCGTTTTGCTGCGCTAGGACAACACACAgtttctattaaaaaaaaaaatcaagggaGGCAAAACgcttgctggcatcaatcaatcaactgCTACGGCGGCAACATGTCATACTCGTTTGGTCcaaacagcatcagatacatggactacccatactgagacagagaggcacTGTTTCCCTCGCTCTGATGATTTCTCCGGCGAGACTCAGCCACTTAAGAATTGAATGgaaattatgaaaacacagagataaattattttataattgTTGAACATTTTTGGGTCAAATATTTAGGGAAGCCTGACATCCCTTGGCATATATGAAAATACACCACAGCTGAGGCAGATGGGTTGAAGGGGAAGGATACTGAGAGGATTCGTGTGAGTATGGATGCCAACCGGCAtcgaagaagaggaagaagagcgcTTGGTGGAACCATGTCACGCATGGTGCTGTGACCGGGGAGGTGTTTCACTCTAGTACGGCTCGACTTGTTTATTTCCGTTGCAGAAAGGAAGTAGCTCGTTGGGTCTTGTGGAGGTGACCGAATGGCATATTTATTCTGTCAATCTTGAATTAGTTCTCTCCCGGAGTCGTAGGAAACACcgattattttattttcattgtgAAAAAATACCGTTAGCACCATGGGAGCTCACCTCGCGCGGCGGTATATCACCGAGACGGAGACCGAGCCTGACCCTGCGAAACCGTTTGGCTTTGACCCCGAATTCGGCTTCgacgagaggaaagagagaggtgtgtatAGTTGAGACTGTTTTGGTGTGACCGTACAGGAGTATGGTTGCAAAGTGTCTGCTGGTAGACTCATGTTATGTCCATGGAAAGTAAAGTCCGCTAGCAAGCTAACTGCAACTAGTAGTGGCTTGCTAACGTTACCCACATTTGGCTAGCATGATATGTTCCCTATTAAATATAACTTGAGTATTTCGCCCCCTTTCCATTCGTGTAAAGTGTTTATATTTTAATGAATAAAACTGTCAGTTCAGACAGCAAAATAGTTGTGAACAGATATACCCCGTCCTGTCAAATTCAGTCATAAATCCCGGGTGCATCTCAATAATCCAAtgtcttcctctcctcgtctcctttccTTACTCTGTGAAAGAGTAGTTGCTTGCCAGCAGTACAAGAGTTTCTCGCATACATATAATGCATTACGGAACATGCGAGGCTTCACTTATACACATCTCAGGACATTGTCAACAAGGAAAGTTGAGTAGGCTATGTTCATTTTGTATGTCCCCCACTAGATGGTCCCCCATTAACCCCTGGTAGAGATGGGTAACTTGTTATCTTGTCCCCCTGGTAGAGATGGTGTAACCTCCCCCATTAACCCCTGGTGTAACATGTTATCTTGTCCCCCTGGTAGAGATGGTGGCCTCCCCCATTAACCCCTGGTGTAACATGTTGTCCCCCTGGTAGAGATGGTGGCCTCCCAGGCCCAGATGAACCTGGCCCAGGTCCCTGTACTCCAGAGGGACTACTGCGCCCACCACCTCATCAAGCTCATGAAGTGTAAGAGGGACAACTGGCCCAAC
This genomic window contains:
- the LOC112237869 gene encoding NADH dehydrogenase [ubiquinone] 1 beta subcomplex subunit 7, which encodes MGAHLARRYITETETEPDPAKPFGFDPEFGFDERKEREMVASQAQMNLAQVPVLQRDYCAHHLIKLMKCKRDNWPNFLACKHERHDWDYCEHQDYVMRMKEYERERRLQMRKKRVEEAQAA